The following DNA comes from Halalkaliarchaeum sp. AArc-CO.
CGTCGAGGACCGGTTCAAATCCGGAGAGATCGACGCGCTCGTGTGCACCTCTTCGATGGAGCTGGGGATCGACGTGGGGCGGGTCGATCACGTCGTCCAGTACAACAGCCCCCGGGAAGTGGCCCGACTGCTCCAGCGAGTCGGTCGGGCCGGCCACCGCAGAGACGAGATTTCGCGAGGGACGATCCTCGCGAGCGATCCGGACGACACACTTGAGGCGCTCGTTATCGCCCGACGGGCGCGGGAAGGCGAGGTGGAAAATTCGGCAATCCATCACGGCAGCCTCGACGTGGTTGCAAACCAGCTGGTCGGGCTCGTGATGGACTTCGGTGAGCTCGACGTCGGCGACGCTCACGATGTGCTCACCGCTGCGTATCCGTTCCGGAAGCTGTCGGTGGCACAGCTTCGGGAGGTGATCGAGGAGATCGCGGGCAACCGGCTCGTCTGGTACGCCGCGGACCACGACCGGATCGAGAAGACCGGCGGCTCCTGGCAGTACTTCTACGCCAACCTCTCGATGATTCCCGACGAGGAGACCTACGAGGTGTACGACGTCTCCTCTCGGACGGGGGTAGGGACCCTCGACGAGCGGTTCGTCGTCAACTTCGCCGAGCCGGGAGCGACGTTCATCCAGCGCGGGGAGATGTGGCGGATCACGAAGATCGACGACGAGGAGAGTCGGGTGGAGGTGTCGCCGGTGGAGGATCCCGGCGGGGAGGTTCCCTCCTGGGTGGGCCAGGAGATCCCGGTGCCGGCGGCGGTCGCACGCGAGGTCGGCGAACTGCGGCGTGTCGCCGGCAGGCAGCTTTCGGCCGGCGGCTCCCGGGACTCCGTCGCCCGAGAGCTGTCACGCCGATACCCCGCGGACGAACGGACGATTGCGAACGCTCTCGAGCCGGTCGAGCGCCACGTCGAGTCGGGGGCGCCGCTGCCGACCGACCGACGCCTCCTGGTAGAGGGGGAGGCGCGGACTGTCGCGTTGAACGCGACGTTCGGCCACGAGATCAACGAGACGCTGGGGCGGCTGCTCGCGGCGCTGGTCGGCCAGCGAACCGGCTCGTCCATCGGCATGGAGGTCGACCCCTACCGGATCTCCTTCGAGGTGCCGCCGTCGGTCGGCCCCTCGACGTTCCGGGCAGTGCTTCTCGAAACCGACCCGGACCACCTCGAGCCGCTGCTGGAACTCGCGTTGAAGCGCTCTGACACCTTGAAGTTCACTCTCGCGCAGGTGGCCGCGAAGTTCGGCGCGCTCAAACGCTACCAGGGTGACCACCGGTTCGGCGCCGACCGGCTGCTGGCTGCGCTCGCGGACACGCCGGTGTTCGACGAGGCCGTTCGGGAGGTGTTTCACCGCGATCTCGAGATCGACGGAGCCGCGGACCTCCTCGGTCGACTTCGATCGGACGACACTACGGCCGACAGCGACGGTCGAGATATCGAGGTCGCGATCGTCGGCGAGCGGACGCCGCTTGGAACCGGGGGACGATCCGGGGGGCGGGAGTTCCTGGTACCCGAGAACGCGGACGCATCGGTGATCGACACCGTGCGGGACCGGATCATGGACGATCGCGTCAGGCTGCTGTGTCTCCACTGTCTCGAGTGGGAGCGAACCCGTCCAGTCCGTCGGGTGACCGACCAGCCGGAGTGTCCCGACTGCGGCTCCACCCGAATCGCCGCGCTCAACCCCTGGGACGAGGAAACGCCCGCGGCAGTGCGGGCCGGCGAGAAGGACGACGAACAGCGCCGGCTCACCGAGCGGGCGTACCGTTCGGCGAACCTGGTCCAGAGCCACGGCAAGCAGGCGGTGATCGCGATGGCGGCCCGCGGCGTGGGGCCGCACAACGCCGCGCGGATCATCGCGAAGCTCCGAGAGAACGAGGACGACTTCTACCGGGACATCCTCGAACAGGAGCGCCAGTACGCCCGGACGCAGTCGTTCTGGGACTGATTTCTCGACCGGTCTCTCGACGGCTCAGCGTGCGGAAAGTCGTGGGAGTACGAACCCGAGAAACGGGACGCCGAAGCCGACGACGAACCCCGTCAGGTGTGCGTACAGGTTGGTTCCGGGGGCGACGATGACGAGCGAACCGAGCACCCCCGCGATGGTTACGGACATCCCGAACACGAACATGAACTCCCGTTCGGCGGGGAGGCCGATCCACCGTGGCGCGCCGTTCAGGTGGAGCAACCCGGCTGCACCCCCGGCGGCGACGAGGAAGAACAACGCCGCGATCGATGGGTCGGGGGGCAGGAAGCCGGTGTTCCGCGGAACGGCGAACGCGAACGCCAGCGCGAGCGAAAACGGGACGACCGCCCAGGTCGGATCGATCCGTCGATCCGTCTTCGACCTCGACTCCGACTCCCCCTTCGACTCCGACTCCGGTGCCGACTCCGACCCGAGGGCGACGAACCAGACGACAACGAGAAACCCCAGGAACGCCGAGTTGAGTCCCGAAAACCCGGCCGACGGGTAGTTGGAGAACTCCCCGAGCGTGTTGATCGACACCCACGAAACGAGGATTGGAACGGCGAGGAGATAGCCCGCGGCGGCGCCAGCGAGCTTTCGACGCCAGTCGGCCACGACCGCGAGCGGATGGATCGCCGCCATCGTGAGCCAGTACACGCCGACGTTGTTGAGGAGATGGGATGTGTCGGCGTGGACGTAGCTCGACGCGAACGCCGTCCACAGTGTCGGTCCGTCAGCGAACGGCGACTGGACGGCAAGCGAGAGGCTCCAGCTCCGGGTCCCTGGAAGGAGATAGACGAAGACCAGAAGCGTCGGAACCGCGAGATACACCGCGAACAGTTCCCACCGGGGGCGTCGACAGAGGCCCGCAGCCGTCGCTTGCAGGATCCGGGCTGCGAGCCGTCGGCGAGGGCCGTTCTCCCAGTTCACGCGTGGAGGAAGGGAGCAGCCGACAAGTGTCTTTTCCGTCCGACGGTCGGAACCCGAAAAGGAATACCGGTTCCTCCCCAACGGCGACCATGGAGACGCCAGTCGTTCGCGGCCCGGTTCGGGACCGTCCGCTCGCAGTCACGATCGCCCTCTCGCTCGTCGGTTACGTCGCGGTGCTCGGGGTGTTTCTCTCGCCGTCGTTCGCGGCACTGTTCCCCCGGCTATCACAGCCCCAGGTCGAGTTTCTCACCCACGCGATCGCCGCCGTGAACGCTCTTACGATCCTCACGCTTTCGCTTGGCTGGTACTGGATCCGCGCCGGCGAGATGAAAAAACACGCCGCGGCGATGACGACCTCGTTCGTGTTGATCCTGATCTTCCTCGGGATGTATCTCCCGCGGGTCGCCGGCGGCGGGACGAAGTACTTCGAAGGCCCCGACCCCGCCTTCTACGCGTATCTGGTGATGCTCGGGATCCACATCGTGCTGTCGATTCTCGCGGTGCCGGTGGTAATCTATGCGATCGTTCTCGGCCTCACGCACACCGAACGGGAGCTCCGGACCGAGACGCCTCACCGTCGGATCGGACGGATCGCAGCCGGTTCGTGGCTACTGTCGCTGATTCTCGGGGTCGTGGCGTATCTCCTTTTGAATCACGTGTACGACTCTACGTACGAGGCAGCACAGGCGGCTGCCATCGTCCTGTTGTAGCAGTCGCTTCGCGCGTTTTTCTCGGGAACCGAGACTTACAGCCGAACGAGTTCCGCACGGATCGCGTCCCGCTTTACGAGCAGAAAGCCCGTCAGGATGAACAGGAAGCCGACCCAGGTGTGGATCGTCGGCACCTCTCCGAGGAACACCAGCCCGGTGACCGCGGCGGCGACCGGGGCGGCATACGAAACGAGGTTGATCTCGATCGGGCCGAGCCGTTCGAGGAGGTCGAAGTAGATCAGGAAGCCGGCTGCGCTTGCGACGACGACGAGATACAGCAGCGCTACGAGCGCCTCGAGCGTCCACTCGACGTCCGCCACAGATTCCGCGAGTGCGACGCTTACCCCGTGCATCAGGAGTGCGCCCACCAGCATCGACCACGCCTCCATCGTCTCGATCGGGAGTCCGGTGTCGAACCGCCGGGTCAGCACGCTGCCGAGCGCGAACGACGCCGCCGCAAGGAAGATCAAAAGCATCGACACGGTCCGGGCGTCCAGCAGGTTGTTCGGATCGGGGTTGCTCAAGATTACCACACCCACAAATCCGACCAGGAGGCCGACGACTCCCAGGATGGCGAGCCGTTCGTCCGGCAGCAGCGCACGCGCAAACCCCGTCGTCAGAATCGGCGAGAGGCTGACGATCACTGCCGCGGCGGCGCTCGTGGTCCCTTGCTGGCCGACGAACAGGAACGCGTGGTAGGCGGCGATCAGGAACGCCCCGCCGGTCCCGACGAGCAACCACTCGTCGCGACTCCGGGGTCGCCACCGATCGGTGGCGTACACTGCGTAACCGAGCATCAACAGGCCGGCCAGATCGTACCTGAACGCCGCAAACAGGACCGGGGGAAAAAACTCCAGTCCGGCCTTGATCGCGGTGAACGCGCTCCCCCAGACGGCGGCGAGCACGACGAACAGGATCGCGTTCCGGAACGGCGACGTCACGCACTCATCACTCGAAAACGTCTCGAGTACACAGCGCCGAGTAGGTTGCGATCCCGGCGAAGAACGATCGGTTCGCTAGCCTTTCTTGTAGGTGACGCCGGCGCCGCGTTCGGGGTAGGTCCACACGACGTTGCCGTGGCGACAGCCCCACCGACAGCTGCCACACTCCAGGCAGTTCTCGTAGTAGATGTGCGGTACGCCGTCGTCGTCCCGCTGCCAGACGTCTGCCGGACAGACGTTCACGCAGTCGTCGTTTACACACCGCTCTTCGCAGATGCCGGGCACCTTCACGTCCAGGTGGGATTCGCCGGCATCCTCGTACTTGACGGTGTACAGCTTGTCTTCCATCGATTCGTTCTCGACCCCGAACGACTTCGGGGAGAGGTCCGGTCCGGTCTCGTCGGCCGCGTCAGTGTTTGCGCTCATTGTGTCACCGTATCATTTTGTTGTATCTGTACGCCAGTTTCGCTGCACCCGTCCAGCCGCCGACGGCCTCGAGGATGCGGTCTTTCGCCTCTTCGGCGTGTGCTTCCTTCGGCTCGCGGTCCATCCGGAAGTATTCGGTACTCGCGTCGGCGACCGCCTGCGGGAGTGTCTCGAACAGCAGCTCCTTGTCCTCTTTCACGCGCTCGATCATCCAGTCGTACCGCTCGAGGTTCTGCATCACGAACGACTCCTCGAGCTCTTCGGGGTACGACCGCAGGGCGGCGGCGTCCGTGCGGTCGCGGGCGGCCGCGCTCGCGATCGCCTTCGCCGCCAGATAGCCGCTCTCGACGGCCATGTTCGTTCCTTCGAGGTGGACGCCGTTGTTCAACACCAGTCCGGCCGTGTCGCCCACCAGCACCGCCCCGTCGTGGACAAGGTCCGGGACGGCCTCGGGGCCGCCCTCGGGGATCGTTTTGGCGGTGTACTCGACAGTGCGGGCGTTCCGGAGCAGTGGTGCGACCGCCGGGTGGGACTTGAACGCGTTCAGCGTCTGCTCGGGTTTGGGCTGGGCGCCACGGGCGTCCGAGAGGCGGTAGGCGAGCCCGACGCTTACGGTGTCGTCGTTGGTGTAGATGAAGCCGCCGCCGAACGCGTCGCCGACGGCGCCCTCACCGAAGTAGTGGTAGGAGACACCGGCGTCGTCGTACAGCCGGAAGCGGTCCTCGATGACGTTCTCGCCCTCGGGGAACTCCAGCACTTCCTTGACGCCGACCGCCACGTTCTCTGCGCGTTCGACCGATCGGAGGTCGCCCGCCTCGCTCACCAGGGAGTTGCCCCCCTCCGCGAGCACGACGTACGGCGCTTTGATCCGCCCGTCCGGGCGGTCCGTCTCGACGCCGACGACCTGTCCGTTCTCTTTGATGAGATCCGTGACGGTGGTCTGGGTGACGAGCGTGGCCCCTTCTTCGACGGCCTGCTCGGCGAACCAGCGGTCGAACTCCCCGCGAAGCACGGTGTAGGAGTCGTTGTGTGGCGGCTCGTGCCACTGACCGGGGCGCAGAGAGACGGCAGTTTCGTCGCGCTCGGAGAGCATACTGAACCGCCGCTCTGCGACGTAGCGCTCCAGGGGCGCATCCGAGAGGTCGACCATCTCGCGCACGGTCGGCGTGTACATCACGCCCCCGAAGACGTTCTTCGCGCCCGGGAACCGACCGCGCTCGATCATCAGCACGTCCAGGTCTTCCTGTGCGAGCTTCGTCGCCGCCGCACAGCCGGCCAGCCCGGCGCCGACGACGATCACGTCGAACGCGTCGTCGTAGTTCGGGTTCTCGATCGGTTCGGCCCTGTCGCTCATTGGGCCACCTCCGTGAGTTCCGCTCCGGATTCGATCGCTTCGACCAGCTCCGGCACGATCTCGAAGATGTCGCCGACGATGCCGTAGTCGGCGTGCTCGAAGATCGCTGCGTTCGGGTCGTCGTTGATCGCGACCACGACGCCACTGTCTTTCATCCCTTCGAGGTGCTGGATCGCCCCCGAAATGCCGAGGGCGACGTACAGCTCCGGACGGACGGTCTTGCCGGTCTGACCGACCTGCCGGGACGCTTCGACCCATCCCTCGTCGACGGCCTTGCGGCTCGCGGCGAGTTCGGCGTCCAGCGCCTCCGCGAGTTCGACGGCGGGTCCGACGTCGCCCTCGATTCCGCCGCCGACGGCGACGATGCGGTCGGCGTCGGTGATGTCGGCGGTGTCTCCGATCTCGCGTTCGAGCACTTCCGAGATGGTGTCGTCTTCTCCCACGACGACCTCGACGTGTTCGATCTCGCCGTCGCGGTCGGGATCGGGCTCGGCAGCCTCGAAGACGCCGGCACGCACCGTCGCCATCTGCGGGCGGTGGTCCTCACAGACGATCGTCGCGAGCACGTTGCCGCCGAAGGCCGGACGCTTCGCGAGCAGCAGGCCGTCCTCTTCGACGTCGAGAACCGTGACGTCGGCGGTGAGGCCGGCCCACGTCGGTACGGCGACCCGACCGGCGAAGTCGCGACCGGTGTGGGTGCCGCCGATCAGCACGATCGAGGGGTTTTTCTCCTCAACCATGTGCCGGAACTGGGTGCCGTACGGGTCCGCCCGATACGGCTCGAAGACGGGATCGTCGGCGACGAGTGCCAGATCCGCCCCTCGCTGGATCGCCTCCTCGGCGACGTCGTCGACGTCTTCACCGATCACCACTGCAACCAGCTTCTGATCGATCTTGTCGGCGAGTTTGCGTCCCTCCGCGAGCAACTCCCAGGAGACGTTCATCACGTCGCCAGCGTGCTCCTCGATGAAGACCCACACGTCCTCGGCATCGGCGACCCGCTGTTCTTCCTCGGTCAGTTCCTGCTCGGCTTCGTCGCTCATGAGAACACCTCCGTTTCG
Coding sequences within:
- a CDS encoding 4Fe-4S dicluster domain-containing protein, with protein sequence MSANTDAADETGPDLSPKSFGVENESMEDKLYTVKYEDAGESHLDVKVPGICEERCVNDDCVNVCPADVWQRDDDGVPHIYYENCLECGSCRWGCRHGNVVWTYPERGAGVTYKKG
- a CDS encoding FAD-dependent oxidoreductase, which encodes MSDRAEPIENPNYDDAFDVIVVGAGLAGCAAATKLAQEDLDVLMIERGRFPGAKNVFGGVMYTPTVREMVDLSDAPLERYVAERRFSMLSERDETAVSLRPGQWHEPPHNDSYTVLRGEFDRWFAEQAVEEGATLVTQTTVTDLIKENGQVVGVETDRPDGRIKAPYVVLAEGGNSLVSEAGDLRSVERAENVAVGVKEVLEFPEGENVIEDRFRLYDDAGVSYHYFGEGAVGDAFGGGFIYTNDDTVSVGLAYRLSDARGAQPKPEQTLNAFKSHPAVAPLLRNARTVEYTAKTIPEGGPEAVPDLVHDGAVLVGDTAGLVLNNGVHLEGTNMAVESGYLAAKAIASAAARDRTDAAALRSYPEELEESFVMQNLERYDWMIERVKEDKELLFETLPQAVADASTEYFRMDREPKEAHAEEAKDRILEAVGGWTGAAKLAYRYNKMIR
- a CDS encoding electron transfer flavoprotein subunit alpha/FixB family protein; protein product: MSDEAEQELTEEEQRVADAEDVWVFIEEHAGDVMNVSWELLAEGRKLADKIDQKLVAVVIGEDVDDVAEEAIQRGADLALVADDPVFEPYRADPYGTQFRHMVEEKNPSIVLIGGTHTGRDFAGRVAVPTWAGLTADVTVLDVEEDGLLLAKRPAFGGNVLATIVCEDHRPQMATVRAGVFEAAEPDPDRDGEIEHVEVVVGEDDTISEVLEREIGDTADITDADRIVAVGGGIEGDVGPAVELAEALDAELAASRKAVDEGWVEASRQVGQTGKTVRPELYVALGISGAIQHLEGMKDSGVVVAINDDPNAAIFEHADYGIVGDIFEIVPELVEAIESGAELTEVAQ
- a CDS encoding DUF420 domain-containing protein produces the protein METPVVRGPVRDRPLAVTIALSLVGYVAVLGVFLSPSFAALFPRLSQPQVEFLTHAIAAVNALTILTLSLGWYWIRAGEMKKHAAAMTTSFVLILIFLGMYLPRVAGGGTKYFEGPDPAFYAYLVMLGIHIVLSILAVPVVIYAIVLGLTHTERELRTETPHRRIGRIAAGSWLLSLILGVVAYLLLNHVYDSTYEAAQAAAIVLL
- a CDS encoding DEAD/DEAH box helicase; its protein translation is MAEGRSADAGMDAFAALGASVREALSDRGFTTPTEPQRRAIPTLSAGRNALIVAPTGTGKTETAMLPVFDAIVRRRERCRDEGREPIEGIRALYITPLRALNRDMMDRLEWWGEQLDVEIAVRHGDTTSYQRKKQAEDPPDVLITTPESLQAILTGSRMREALSDVDHVVVDEVHELAAAKRGAQLTVGLERLRAVAGPSQRIGLSATVGDPEEVGRFLVGVGTPHSDHPAATADTTVQNEEVTRGADRDVEIVEIDVGSRVEFTVTEPAVTDEDEHLAGELATDPEIASHVRFIRDIVADNESVLIFVNTRQTAEALGSRFKQLEAPIEVHHGSLSKEVRIDVEDRFKSGEIDALVCTSSMELGIDVGRVDHVVQYNSPREVARLLQRVGRAGHRRDEISRGTILASDPDDTLEALVIARRAREGEVENSAIHHGSLDVVANQLVGLVMDFGELDVGDAHDVLTAAYPFRKLSVAQLREVIEEIAGNRLVWYAADHDRIEKTGGSWQYFYANLSMIPDEETYEVYDVSSRTGVGTLDERFVVNFAEPGATFIQRGEMWRITKIDDEESRVEVSPVEDPGGEVPSWVGQEIPVPAAVAREVGELRRVAGRQLSAGGSRDSVARELSRRYPADERTIANALEPVERHVESGAPLPTDRRLLVEGEARTVALNATFGHEINETLGRLLAALVGQRTGSSIGMEVDPYRISFEVPPSVGPSTFRAVLLETDPDHLEPLLELALKRSDTLKFTLAQVAAKFGALKRYQGDHRFGADRLLAALADTPVFDEAVREVFHRDLEIDGAADLLGRLRSDDTTADSDGRDIEVAIVGERTPLGTGGRSGGREFLVPENADASVIDTVRDRIMDDRVRLLCLHCLEWERTRPVRRVTDQPECPDCGSTRIAALNPWDEETPAAVRAGEKDDEQRRLTERAYRSANLVQSHGKQAVIAMAARGVGPHNAARIIAKLRENEDDFYRDILEQERQYARTQSFWD
- a CDS encoding DMT family transporter — encoded protein: MTSPFRNAILFVVLAAVWGSAFTAIKAGLEFFPPVLFAAFRYDLAGLLMLGYAVYATDRWRPRSRDEWLLVGTGGAFLIAAYHAFLFVGQQGTTSAAAAVIVSLSPILTTGFARALLPDERLAILGVVGLLVGFVGVVILSNPDPNNLLDARTVSMLLIFLAAASFALGSVLTRRFDTGLPIETMEAWSMLVGALLMHGVSVALAESVADVEWTLEALVALLYLVVVASAAGFLIYFDLLERLGPIEINLVSYAAPVAAAVTGLVFLGEVPTIHTWVGFLFILTGFLLVKRDAIRAELVRL